Proteins encoded by one window of Cellvibrio sp. KY-GH-1:
- the tal gene encoding transaldolase produces MTSKLEQLKQFTDVVADTGDIEAIRLYKPLDATTNPSLVYKAAQMPQYQDLLTSAISSTKGIVNSAEQLSAACDHLAVGIGLEILKIVPGRISTEVDARLSFDTKASIAKAHQLISLYEKGGVDKSRVLIKLASTWEGIRAAEVLEKEGINCNLTLLFGFNQAAACADAGVFLISPFVGRILDWYKANTDKKEYTAEEDPGVVSVRHIYNYYKQNDYKTVVMGASFRNIGEIEALAGCDRLTISPQLLQELDQDKGELKRVLSASNTGDAIAKRIETETSFRFGLNQDAMATEKLAEGIRGFVKDQINLENLLKSRA; encoded by the coding sequence GTGACTAGCAAACTTGAACAACTGAAGCAATTTACCGATGTGGTCGCCGATACCGGTGATATCGAAGCCATCCGCCTGTACAAGCCGCTGGATGCCACCACTAACCCGTCCCTGGTTTATAAAGCTGCCCAAATGCCGCAATATCAGGATCTGCTGACCTCTGCAATTAGCAGCACTAAAGGTATAGTGAACAGCGCTGAACAATTGAGCGCAGCTTGCGATCATCTGGCAGTTGGAATTGGTCTGGAGATTTTGAAAATTGTTCCCGGACGCATTTCAACCGAAGTTGATGCACGCTTATCATTCGACACCAAGGCATCGATTGCCAAGGCACACCAACTGATCAGCCTTTATGAGAAAGGCGGCGTTGATAAATCCCGCGTCCTGATCAAACTCGCATCCACGTGGGAAGGTATTCGCGCGGCTGAAGTACTGGAAAAAGAAGGCATCAATTGCAATCTGACGTTGTTGTTTGGTTTCAATCAAGCCGCAGCCTGCGCTGATGCTGGCGTATTTCTGATTTCCCCTTTCGTTGGTCGTATCCTTGATTGGTACAAAGCTAACACTGATAAAAAAGAATACACCGCTGAAGAAGACCCAGGGGTGGTATCTGTACGTCACATTTACAACTACTACAAACAAAACGATTATAAAACGGTTGTGATGGGTGCGAGCTTCCGCAACATTGGTGAAATTGAAGCATTGGCAGGTTGTGACCGACTGACCATTAGCCCTCAGCTGCTGCAAGAACTTGATCAAGATAAAGGCGAATTAAAACGTGTGCTTTCCGCTTCAAATACAGGTGATGCAATTGCGAAACGTATTGAAACTGAAACCAGTTTCCGCTTTGGTTTGAATCAGGACGCCATGGCCACAGAGAAATTGGCCGAAGGTATTCGCGGCTTCGTAAAAGACCAAATAAATCTTGAGAACTTGTTAAAGTCACGAGCGTAA
- a CDS encoding TerB family tellurite resistance protein yields the protein MLTKLSRFIERHLQPGGATPTLTTHQKQLAVAALLVEVAMADHQFSDLELSSLSASLGHKYLLSDEEISELILLAKSESNHATSLHQFTQIVNQHCNTDEKFNLIKSMWEIAYADGNLDKYEDYIIRKVADLVYLPHSEFIRAKSQVKASLSEIK from the coding sequence GTGCTTACCAAACTCTCACGTTTTATCGAGCGCCACCTGCAACCAGGTGGCGCGACGCCTACTCTGACTACGCATCAAAAGCAGCTGGCTGTTGCCGCTTTATTAGTTGAAGTGGCTATGGCAGACCATCAGTTTTCCGATCTGGAACTCAGTTCACTTAGCGCCTCATTGGGACATAAATACTTACTGAGCGACGAAGAGATTTCAGAGTTGATTTTGCTTGCGAAAAGTGAATCAAATCATGCAACATCTCTGCATCAATTCACACAAATAGTGAATCAGCACTGCAATACCGATGAAAAATTTAACCTGATTAAATCCATGTGGGAAATCGCGTACGCTGATGGGAATTTGGATAAATACGAAGATTATATAATTCGTAAGGTGGCAGATTTAGTCTATCTACCACATTCAGAATTTATTCGTGCCAAGAGTCAGGTAAAGGCGAGTCTAAGCGAAATAAAATAA
- a CDS encoding STAS domain-containing protein — protein sequence MKPGQILVADHNGVYVIKMLGDVRLTLCISFDQFIDSMFKSADFTSVLFDLSEAEAIDSTTLGLMAKISILGQERRGIMPVILASNPSIQRILQTMGFADIFTIVDKLDAPVLASHPLNCINCDEQEVKEKVIEAHKILMGLNASNADTFRNLVNMLENC from the coding sequence ATGAAACCCGGCCAGATTCTCGTCGCCGACCACAATGGTGTCTACGTTATCAAAATGCTTGGTGACGTGCGCCTGACGTTATGTATTTCTTTTGATCAATTTATTGACTCCATGTTCAAAAGCGCCGATTTTACGTCGGTGCTTTTTGACCTTTCCGAGGCCGAGGCGATTGATAGTACGACACTAGGGCTGATGGCGAAAATATCTATCCTTGGTCAAGAACGGCGAGGAATTATGCCTGTGATCCTTGCTAGTAATCCAAGTATTCAACGCATACTGCAGACCATGGGATTTGCTGATATTTTTACAATTGTGGATAAGCTGGATGCGCCGGTGTTAGCCAGCCACCCACTTAATTGTATTAATTGTGACGAGCAAGAAGTAAAAGAGAAAGTTATCGAGGCTCACAAAATTTTGATGGGATTGAATGCCAGTAATGCAGATACGTTTCGCAATCTGGTTAATATGTTGGAGAATTGCTAG
- a CDS encoding fused response regulator/phosphatase, whose amino-acid sequence MLRALVVLHKKLYQLTELKMTSASRKLLIIDDDALVRQSIVTYLTDSGFNVSAAADAPSALDILSSVEVPPDLILTDLRMPNGDGLQLLQTLQDRYDAIPVIVISGAGVMNDVVSALRLGARDYLIKPVVDLEVLVHSINKVLDREELEAENRRYREQLEEANRELRENLRVLERDQIAGRRVQRRLMPSGVTTDGGYIAAHTIIPSLFLSGDFVDYAHIRKRYLAFYLADVSGHGASSAFVTIWLKHLVSRMVREEGLFGDENSFAQGANLMLRQINRELHETRLSHHLTLFVGVIDTHTNQMHYVVAGHLPMPILVTPEGASYLNGRGKPVGIFKDVEWEVYECTLPEKFGLVCFSDGVLEIMPDQELQQKEASLLKLISSSSGGLDSVCNTLVIKEIRDNPDDIAVLSISRGVS is encoded by the coding sequence GTGTTACGCGCCTTAGTGGTTTTACATAAAAAACTCTATCAATTGACCGAGCTTAAGATGACATCTGCAAGCCGAAAGCTGCTTATCATCGATGACGATGCCCTTGTTCGCCAGAGTATTGTGACTTACCTGACGGACAGCGGCTTTAATGTCTCTGCCGCTGCTGATGCCCCTTCTGCGCTTGATATTCTCTCCTCTGTTGAAGTTCCTCCTGATCTAATTCTGACTGACCTTCGTATGCCTAACGGAGATGGCTTGCAGTTGTTGCAAACATTACAAGACCGTTATGACGCCATTCCGGTAATTGTTATTTCTGGGGCAGGGGTGATGAATGATGTGGTAAGTGCGTTGCGTCTGGGGGCACGTGATTACCTTATAAAGCCAGTCGTAGATCTCGAAGTACTGGTTCATTCGATTAATAAAGTGCTGGATCGTGAGGAGCTCGAAGCCGAAAACCGTCGCTACCGAGAGCAATTGGAAGAGGCTAACCGGGAGTTGCGTGAAAACTTGCGGGTTTTAGAGCGTGACCAGATTGCAGGCCGCAGGGTTCAGCGGAGGCTAATGCCGTCGGGTGTTACGACCGACGGTGGCTATATTGCTGCTCACACTATAATTCCGTCGTTGTTCCTCAGCGGCGACTTTGTCGATTATGCCCATATCAGAAAGCGTTATTTAGCGTTCTATCTCGCAGATGTTTCGGGGCACGGTGCTTCATCCGCATTTGTCACAATATGGTTAAAACATCTGGTTAGCCGGATGGTGCGGGAAGAGGGGTTGTTTGGCGATGAAAATTCATTTGCCCAAGGGGCAAATCTCATGCTGCGCCAGATAAATCGGGAGTTACATGAAACCCGCTTAAGTCATCATCTAACACTGTTTGTTGGCGTTATAGACACTCATACCAATCAAATGCACTACGTTGTCGCCGGGCATTTACCTATGCCAATTTTGGTAACGCCTGAGGGAGCAAGTTATCTAAACGGGCGCGGTAAACCAGTTGGCATATTCAAAGATGTCGAATGGGAGGTCTATGAATGCACTTTGCCGGAAAAATTTGGTTTGGTCTGCTTCTCAGATGGCGTTCTTGAGATAATGCCGGACCAAGAACTGCAACAAAAGGAAGCTAGTCTTTTAAAACTAATTTCCTCTAGTAGTGGCGGTTTGGATTCCGTCTGCAATACTTTAGTTATAAAGGAGATTCGCGATAACCCTGACGACATCGCAGTCTTGTCTATATCCCGAGGTGTTAGTTAA
- the der gene encoding ribosome biogenesis GTPase Der, whose amino-acid sequence MIPVIALVGRPNVGKSTLFNRLTQSRDALVADYPGLTRDRKYGEGILENRRFIVIDTGGISGEEEGIDSMMAGQSLLAIQEADIVLFIVDSRAGLNPADEMIAKHLRVNNKKTYLVANKIDGMDPDIALAPFYELGLGEVHPTTASHGRGVRSLMEEVLSGVPELPEDYQSEVATGIKIAIVGRPNVGKSTLVNRLLGEDRVVVYDQPGTTRDSIYINYTRFDKPYTIIDTAGVRRRKNIDLMVEKFSIVKTMQAISDANVVVLVMDASEGVVEQDLHLMGTTIEAGRALVIALNKWDGLDDAHKQYVKNEIERRLRFVDFATIHFISALHGTGVGNLYKSIELAYQSATDKFSTNYLTRILQDAVREHQPPMIQGRRIKLRYAHPGGHNPPIIVIHGNQTNEVPAFYTKYLEKTYRRVLDLHGTPIKIEYRNNDNPYSERKKKMTQRQLIEMRRKNERDNKNPKKK is encoded by the coding sequence ATAATCCCTGTAATCGCACTAGTTGGTCGCCCGAATGTGGGTAAATCAACGCTATTTAACCGCCTTACGCAGTCGCGCGACGCATTAGTGGCTGACTATCCTGGCTTAACTCGTGATCGCAAATACGGTGAAGGTATTTTAGAAAATCGTCGATTTATCGTTATTGATACCGGGGGTATTAGCGGGGAAGAGGAAGGCATTGATAGCATGATGGCCGGACAATCGCTGTTGGCGATTCAGGAAGCCGACATCGTGTTGTTTATTGTTGATAGCCGCGCGGGTTTAAATCCCGCTGATGAAATGATTGCAAAGCACCTACGCGTAAATAACAAAAAGACCTATTTAGTTGCTAATAAGATTGACGGAATGGACCCGGATATTGCACTGGCTCCGTTTTATGAATTGGGCTTGGGCGAGGTCCACCCCACTACTGCGAGCCATGGTCGCGGAGTGAGATCGCTGATGGAGGAAGTGCTTTCTGGCGTGCCAGAGCTTCCAGAGGATTATCAATCCGAAGTAGCAACCGGGATTAAGATCGCCATAGTCGGTCGCCCTAATGTTGGTAAATCCACTTTAGTAAATCGTTTATTGGGTGAGGATAGGGTGGTTGTTTATGACCAACCCGGAACCACTCGTGACTCGATTTACATTAACTACACACGTTTTGATAAACCCTACACAATCATTGATACGGCAGGTGTTCGGCGGCGAAAAAATATCGATTTAATGGTCGAAAAATTCTCCATTGTAAAAACCATGCAGGCAATTTCTGATGCTAATGTGGTTGTATTGGTGATGGACGCCAGCGAAGGGGTGGTCGAACAGGATTTGCACCTAATGGGAACTACCATCGAGGCTGGTAGAGCCTTGGTAATCGCTCTTAATAAGTGGGACGGGTTGGATGACGCCCACAAGCAATATGTTAAAAATGAAATCGAACGCCGTTTAAGGTTTGTGGATTTTGCCACTATCCACTTTATTTCAGCGTTGCACGGTACTGGGGTTGGCAACCTGTACAAATCCATTGAGTTGGCTTATCAATCGGCAACGGATAAGTTCAGTACTAACTACCTAACGCGCATCCTGCAGGATGCAGTTCGCGAGCATCAACCGCCAATGATTCAGGGGCGTCGGATCAAACTCCGCTATGCACATCCTGGTGGGCACAATCCCCCAATCATCGTGATTCATGGCAATCAGACTAACGAAGTTCCTGCGTTTTACACCAAGTATTTGGAGAAAACGTATCGCCGCGTTTTGGATCTTCATGGTACACCCATCAAAATCGAATACCGCAACAACGATAACCCTTACAGTGAGCGCAAAAAGAAAATGACTCAGCGTCAATTAATTGAAATGCGCCGTAAAAACGAACGTGACAACAAAAATCCCAAAAAGAAATGA
- the bamB gene encoding outer membrane protein assembly factor BamB — MMQAPVRRLCWLVLLCAFTLSGCSWFSKKTGNEPLELVDFDETIDLDKVWSRGIGEGQNQGFSRLTPALDGDAIYAVDYEGLLVATDATSGKKLWAKKINQPDLGLWGWLKSFAVDGDPNYQIVGGIAAENGLLLVATYAGEVMALSKENGSELWKTRVPGEIVSAPRTNGSVVAAQTVNGKLFAFDAKTGAQLWFYDNPPPVLTLRGTPSPIVTDTAIYTGFSNGRMMAFNPNNGLILWEQRIALPKGRSELERMVDIHSDPLVKDGVIYVGTYQGRISALSRGTGSALWGKDGSTSENLALSGDKIFVSHADGKVVAYNAANGEQLWSNEKMLRRGLNGPQVFGDYLAVVDFKGYMHVLNQADGEFAARVRVDRKGARAPMLTNGETLYVFTNRGKLMAYQVKKAK; from the coding sequence ATGATGCAAGCCCCGGTAAGACGTCTATGCTGGCTGGTATTGCTGTGCGCATTCACCTTGTCGGGTTGTTCCTGGTTTAGCAAAAAGACTGGTAATGAACCCTTGGAGTTGGTTGATTTTGACGAGACCATCGATCTGGATAAAGTTTGGAGTCGTGGAATCGGAGAAGGACAAAATCAAGGCTTCAGTCGTCTTACCCCTGCCTTGGATGGCGATGCAATTTACGCTGTAGATTACGAAGGTTTGTTGGTTGCGACCGATGCTACGTCCGGCAAGAAGCTGTGGGCGAAGAAAATAAATCAACCAGACCTAGGGTTATGGGGATGGTTGAAGAGTTTTGCAGTTGATGGGGACCCCAATTATCAAATTGTTGGTGGTATTGCCGCTGAAAATGGTTTGTTGTTGGTAGCAACTTATGCGGGCGAAGTAATGGCTCTCTCAAAAGAAAATGGAAGTGAGCTTTGGAAGACTCGAGTGCCTGGTGAGATTGTTTCTGCTCCGCGGACAAATGGTTCGGTTGTTGCTGCACAAACTGTAAATGGAAAGTTGTTTGCATTTGATGCTAAGACTGGAGCTCAACTCTGGTTTTACGATAATCCGCCACCGGTTTTGACTTTGCGCGGAACTCCATCCCCGATAGTGACAGATACCGCTATTTATACCGGGTTTTCTAATGGGCGGATGATGGCTTTCAACCCTAATAACGGGTTGATTTTATGGGAGCAACGTATAGCCCTCCCTAAAGGTCGTTCGGAACTGGAGCGGATGGTAGATATTCATTCTGATCCGTTGGTGAAAGACGGAGTTATATACGTCGGAACCTATCAAGGCCGTATTAGTGCATTGTCTCGCGGTACTGGCAGTGCTCTTTGGGGGAAAGATGGTTCGACCAGCGAAAACCTGGCGCTCTCGGGTGACAAAATATTCGTGAGTCATGCCGATGGAAAGGTCGTTGCTTATAACGCAGCTAACGGCGAACAGCTTTGGAGTAATGAAAAAATGCTGCGCCGGGGCTTGAACGGACCACAAGTGTTTGGAGATTATTTGGCAGTCGTTGACTTTAAAGGTTATATGCACGTGCTGAATCAGGCCGATGGTGAATTTGCGGCCCGTGTAAGAGTTGATCGTAAAGGGGCTCGCGCTCCTATGCTGACAAATGGAGAAACTCTTTACGTGTTTACTAATAGAGGTAAACTCATGGCTTATCAGGTTAAAAAAGCCAAATAA
- a CDS encoding tetratricopeptide repeat protein translates to MSVHLSEEEQLESLKRWWKDYGKSVITAVVIALVAYFGYTAWQDQKRQKAEKASEVYEQLLKLVNVEPGKTLSDSDKATAAHLASELKDANAKSMYAYSAAFFLAKIAVEENKLDAAVTELKWVLSAKPDTATEQLARLRLARVLTAQKAYVDALAQLSPDPAAAFTAEYAEARGDVLKLQGDLDAARTAYEKALAATDPQQQERFMLLQMKVDDLKVDSATPAAPVAEEKAQ, encoded by the coding sequence GTGAGCGTACATCTTTCAGAAGAAGAACAACTAGAATCCCTTAAGCGCTGGTGGAAAGATTACGGTAAATCCGTTATTACCGCAGTGGTAATTGCGTTGGTTGCCTATTTTGGTTACACCGCTTGGCAAGACCAAAAGCGTCAAAAAGCAGAAAAAGCGTCAGAGGTTTACGAGCAGTTGTTAAAGCTGGTGAATGTTGAACCGGGCAAAACACTAAGTGATTCTGATAAAGCTACTGCAGCCCATTTGGCATCCGAATTGAAAGATGCCAACGCCAAAAGTATGTACGCCTATAGTGCTGCATTCTTCCTGGCAAAAATTGCGGTAGAAGAGAACAAGCTTGATGCAGCAGTTACTGAACTTAAATGGGTTTTGTCTGCCAAACCGGATACCGCAACTGAGCAGCTTGCCCGTTTGCGTTTGGCTCGTGTATTGACCGCACAAAAAGCGTATGTTGATGCATTAGCACAATTATCGCCCGATCCTGCCGCAGCATTTACAGCTGAATATGCTGAGGCGCGTGGTGATGTTCTTAAATTACAAGGCGATTTAGATGCTGCGCGTACTGCTTATGAGAAGGCGCTGGCGGCAACTGATCCGCAACAACAAGAGCGTTTTATGTTATTGCAAATGAAAGTTGATGATTTGAAAGTAGATTCAGCAACACCTGCAGCACCGGTGGCTGAGGAGAAAGCTCAATGA
- the hisS gene encoding histidine--tRNA ligase: protein MKKIQAIRGMNDLLPADSPLWQYVEGVVTDILARYGYQEIRFPIVEATELFKRSIGEVTDIVEKEMYTFNDRNGDSLTLRPEGTACCVRACEENGLLYNQTQRLWYMGPMFRHERPQKGRYRQFHQIGVETFGMQGPDIDAEVLLLSARILRELGVAPHVQLQINSLGSTEARANYKEALVAYLNNVQDQLDEDSKRRLGTNPLRILDSKDPTTQALLNNAPVLLDYLDEESRAHFDGLKQLLDAAGIVYQVNPRLVRGLDYYGKTAFEWVTDKLGAQSTVCAGGRYDGLVEQLGGKSTPAVGFGIGLERLVLLVQAAEAVPEKLDQQADVFLVAVGDVQSVAMRLAERIRDELPFIRLMVNCGGGNFKNQFKKADKSGADIALVLGEDEARAGKLAVKFLRVEAEQQTLSFDEAIVWLKTLE from the coding sequence TTGAAAAAAATTCAAGCAATTCGTGGCATGAATGATTTATTGCCTGCTGACTCCCCTCTTTGGCAATACGTTGAAGGGGTGGTCACTGATATTCTGGCCCGCTACGGCTACCAGGAAATTCGCTTTCCAATTGTAGAGGCGACCGAACTTTTCAAGCGCTCTATCGGTGAAGTTACCGATATTGTCGAAAAAGAAATGTATACCTTTAATGATCGCAACGGCGATAGCTTGACCTTGCGCCCTGAAGGTACGGCTTGCTGTGTGCGAGCTTGCGAAGAAAATGGTTTGCTTTACAACCAGACGCAACGACTTTGGTACATGGGTCCAATGTTTCGCCATGAGCGTCCGCAAAAAGGCCGCTATCGTCAATTCCATCAAATTGGTGTTGAAACGTTTGGAATGCAAGGACCTGATATCGACGCAGAAGTATTACTACTGAGCGCGCGGATTCTCCGCGAACTTGGCGTTGCTCCTCATGTTCAATTGCAGATTAATTCTTTGGGGAGCACTGAAGCGAGAGCAAACTACAAAGAGGCGCTAGTTGCTTACTTAAATAATGTGCAGGATCAATTGGACGAAGATAGCAAGCGTCGTTTAGGTACAAATCCTTTGCGTATTCTTGACTCCAAGGATCCCACAACTCAGGCGCTGCTCAATAATGCACCAGTTTTGCTTGATTATTTGGATGAAGAATCACGTGCGCATTTTGACGGTTTAAAACAGTTACTGGATGCTGCCGGAATTGTTTATCAGGTTAATCCGCGTCTAGTGCGCGGCCTTGATTATTATGGTAAAACGGCGTTCGAGTGGGTAACTGACAAATTAGGTGCACAAAGTACTGTGTGCGCCGGTGGCCGCTACGATGGTCTGGTTGAACAGTTAGGGGGAAAGTCGACACCTGCGGTAGGATTCGGGATAGGCTTGGAGCGACTGGTTTTGCTGGTACAGGCGGCGGAGGCTGTTCCTGAAAAATTAGATCAACAGGCGGACGTTTTTCTGGTGGCAGTTGGCGATGTCCAGTCCGTGGCTATGCGGTTGGCGGAGCGCATTCGCGATGAGTTACCGTTTATTCGCCTGATGGTGAATTGTGGTGGTGGTAATTTTAAAAACCAGTTCAAAAAAGCGGATAAGTCAGGTGCTGATATCGCGCTGGTATTGGGTGAAGACGAGGCCAGAGCCGGCAAATTGGCTGTTAAGTTTTTGCGTGTAGAAGCCGAGCAACAAACCTTGTCATTTGATGAGGCCATTGTTTGGTTGAAGACACTGGAATAA